Proteins encoded by one window of Zerene cesonia ecotype Mississippi unplaced genomic scaffold, Zerene_cesonia_1.1 Zces_u012, whole genome shotgun sequence:
- the LOC119839328 gene encoding coagulation factor IX-like → HEVGHLTCNGAGTLLFDIETENSTSPIPQVKSIEIPPRFQGAAANFQEDIAILILTTSIQYKTYVRPVCLSFDYEFDKTQLSVGKMGKVAGWGLTGENGLASPTLQVVNFPFVDINTCIANSPPGFREYINSDKFCAGYLNGTTLCKGDSGGGLAFPDREMGVERYFLRGVVSTAPTDNNLCNAHTYVTFTQVTKHEHFIKEYLR, encoded by the exons CATGAGGTGGGTCACCTGACgtgcaatggagctggtacTCTATTGTTTGATATCGAAACTGAAAATTCCACTTCCCCCATCCCCCAGGTAAAGTCCATAGAGATACCGCCTCGTTTCCAAGGCGCAGCGGCCAACTTCCAAGAGGACATCGCCATCCTGATCCTGACCACCAGCATTCAGTACAAGACGTACGTGCGGCCCGTGTGCCTCAGCTTCGACTACGAGTTCGACAAGACGCAGCTGAGCGTTGGCAAGATGGGCAAG GTGGCCGGCTGGGGTCTGACGGGGGAGAACGGTCTGGCGTCTCCCACTCTGCAGGTTGTGAACTTCCCGTTCGTGGACATCAACACTTGCATCGCCAACTCACCGCCCGGCTTCAGGGAATACATCAATAGTGATAAATTCTGCGCCGGTTATCTTAATG GTACGACGCTATGTAAGGGCGACAGCGGGGGAGGGCTCGCCTTCCCCGACCGGGAGATGGGAGTGGAGAGGTACTTCCTCCGCGGGGTCGTCTCCACCGCGCCCACAGACAACAACCTGTGCAACGCGCACACTTACGTCACATTCACACAGGTCACCAAACACGAACACTTCATCAAAGAGTATTTGAGATGA